One Campylobacter concisus genomic window, TGGTTACGCAAAATGACTTGAGTGATGTGCTTTTTGGGATTGATTTTAAAGAGTGCAGCAGCTCAAAGATCACTGAAAATAACATCACTTCTAAAAAAGGGGCCAGTCTTGGCTTTAGAGGTGATGCGGTTAGACTTTGGTATAGTCATGAAAATTTAATCGAGGGCAATTATATTTATGATAGCCGCGATATGGTTGCATGGTATGCAAGTCACAATAAATTTTTAAAAAATAAAGCGATTCGCGGTAGATACTCGCTTCATTTTATGTACGCAAATCAAAATTTAGTCGAAAACAATGACTTTATCGGCAATGCAGTCGGAATGTTTTTTATGTATTCAGCTGGCTCAAATATAAAAAATAATCTTGTTATGGATAGTGACGGCGCTTTTGGTATTGGTATTGGTCTAAAAGATGTTTCAAATTTTACTATCGAAAATAATACACTTATCTATAATGCGAGAGGAATTTTGCTTGATAACTCGCCGTTTCAGCCAGGCTCAACGATAAATTTCTTAGGCAATAAAATTTTACACAACGTAGTTGGCGTATATTTTCACGCTACTCAGGGGACAAGCATATTTGAAAATAATGATTTTATAGGCAATATGGATATCGTTGCGAACGACACTCCAGGCGATAAAATGGCATTAAATCAGTGGAGTAAAAATTATTATGATGAGTATGAGAGCTTTGATAGAGATAAAGATGGCTATGGCGATACGCCTTTTATACATCTATCATATGCCGATCAGCTTTGGCAGTATTATCCGAATTTGCAGTTTTTCTATGGCTCAAGTGTCTTTAGTATCTTAAATTTTTTAGCCAAACTCGCGCCATTTTCTGAGCCAGTAAAGCTACTTGAAGATAGCACGCCAAGGATAAAACCACTTGATGCTTCAAATTTTAACGCGTTAAAGGCAAAGCGTGGATAGAAGAAAATTTATAATCTTAGGCTCAGTCGCAGCTGCCGCAGGATATGGCATAGGTAAAATTTTGCCAAAAAGTAGCGGTGATAAACTCTATCTTAGACCACCAGGTGCGGTTGATGACTTCGATGATCTTTGTGTCAAATGTGGTCAGTGTGTGCAGGTATGCCCTTATCACAGTATAAGTTTGCTTGATATAAAAGATGGATATTCAAATGGTACAGCATACATCGATCCTAAAAAGAGAGGTTGCTATTTATGTGATCTTTTCCCATGTGTGCTCGCCTGTCCAAGTGGTGCGTTAGATCATGCTACAAAAGTTGTTGATGATGTGAAAATGGGCGTTGCTGTCTTGAGTAATGCAAATGCCTGTATGTGCCTAAAAAGAGAAAAACTAAGCGAAGATAGCGTTGAAGATTTGCTTGTTCGCAAAGTTTATAATGATAGGGAAGAGGCAGAAAAAGATAAGATAAAAGGCAAAATCGGTCAAATTTGTGACCTTTGTGTCAGCATTTGCCCAGTTGGCGATAGTGCAATAGTAATGAGCGAAGCAAATTTGCCACTCATAAAGCATGGCTGTGTTGGGTGTGGGGTGTGTGCTGAGATTTGTCCTGTAAAAATTATAAACATTGCCCCAAAAATGAGTTATGATGAAATTTATAAGGAGAAAGAATGAGATTAATAATATCTTTAGTGGCTGCTGCTTTGCTATTTGTCGGCTGTGAAAAGAGCGATGACAAAGCGCAAAAAGCAGCCAGCGAGCAACCAATAAATGTAGCCACGAGTGCTAGCATAAAGGTTGAAAAAAAAGAAAATAACCAAAGCACAAATAAACAAAATGACTTCATAAAATACGATATGCACGGCGAAAAGAGCGTAAAATTTGGACTTGAAGATAATAACGTAAGCCGTCAAATCGGTGCTTTAGCAATGGTAAGAACCCCTCTTCAAACTATAAATTTAAGACTTATAAAGGGCAGGCTTAGCAAAAATTTCATTACAAAATGTTCAGCTTGTCACGATGATTACGCAAATGGCATCATCGGGCCATCACTTTTAACAAAAAGTGAAAATGAAATTTATACAATGATAAATGCTTATAAAAATAAAGAAAAAGTCAATGTCTTGATGCGAGATCTTGTTAAAAAAATGGATGATAGTGAAATCAGAAATTTAGCTAAAGAAATCAGTGATTTTAATACACAATTTAGGAGCAAATAATGAAAGTAGGAAAGATTATAACCATTATTTTAGCAGTAGCAATTTGCGGTATTATGGTATTTATGTTAAGCCAGACTCCGCCTAAAAAGGAAAAAGTAGCAACTAATACTCAGCCAAAAGTAGAGCAAAATTTTACAAAAGAGCAGCCAAAGTCTAGTGAAGAATTTGCTAGCGAAGATGAGCTAAAAAAGGTAAAAGAGCTAAGTCTAAGTGTGGCTAAAGTGCACAATGAAGGCGTTAGCAAGCAATATCTAACAACTTGTGCTCCGTGCCATGGTGCAAATGCAAAAGGCGTCGTAGCTCCTGATATAACGCATCTAAGTAAGGATGAATTGCTTAAAAAGCTAGCTGATTATAAAGCTGGCAAGGTGCAAAACTCGCTTATGAAGGGGCTACTTACAAATGTTAGTGATAGCGAGCTTGAAAGCCTTGCAGATGAAATTTCTAAATTTAAAAAGTAAAAATGGACAAATATAACACTCGTGCGACGATTAGAAATGTAAGCTTTCTAAGCACATTAATCACAACTACAAAAGATGGCAAGAAGCGTGCTAGTATACGTTTTTGGCGCATATTTAGCATTATTCTAGTTCATCTTTTATTTGTGCTTTCATATAGAGTTGATATACAAATTTTAGAAGGCGACATCAGTGCCTCAAGAATATTTGGTTTCCACTTGGCAGATGCTTTTATGAGCCTGCAAGTATTTCTGGCGACGCATGAAATCCATGTAAATTTAATAATTGGCTCACTTAGTATCTTGGCGTTTTATATCATTTTTGGCGGTAGAGGCTTTTGCTCTTGGATCTGTCCTTATTCATTAATAAGCGAAATAGCTGAGAAGATCCATGAAAATTTGCGTGCTAAAAAGATAGTAAAACCACGAGTTTTTGACACAAAGTGGCGATATGTTTTTACCATTTTATTTTTAACCCTTAGCTTTGCTAGTGCAAGCCTTACATTTGAAATTTTTAATGTTGTTGGGATTTTTTCAAGATTTATTATCTATGGCTATTTTCATGCTATTTGGTTCGTTGTGGCTATGCTTATGGTTGAAATTTTCTTCTCACGTAGAGCTTGGTGTAGGTATGTCTGTCCTATTGGAGCTACTTACTCGGTGCTAGCTAAACCAAATGCCATAAAAGTTAGCTGGGATAAAGAAAAATGCGATCACTGCTTAGTTTGCACTGATGTTTGTCTAGTGCCTCACGTACTTTTTATGACAAAAAAAGGAGCAAAGCTTGACGAGAGCAAAAATATCTTTAGGATAGCTGGCGCTGATTGTACACTTTGTGGTAGGTGTATTGATGTGTGTCATCAAGATGCACTGAAATTTGACAACGGCTTTAAAAAACTCATATAAGGAAAAATTTTTGATAGATATAAAAGAAGTAACTAAAATTTTTGGCTCGCAAAGGATACTTGACAATGTTAGCCTAAACGTAAAATCTGGCGAAAAAATAGCAATACTTGGACAAAATGGAGCTGGCAAAAGCTCGCTCATGCGTATCATTTTAGGTGAGTTTATCCCAAATAGCGGAAGCATCGCAATAAATGGCGTAAACACTCTAAAAGATAGAAAAGGGGCTTTGAAATTTATCTCATTTGTGCCACAAACCCCACCACCGCTTAAATTTAATCTACGCGAGCTTTGTGAGTTTGTTTGCAAAAGC contains:
- a CDS encoding NapH/MauN family ferredoxin-type protein, with translation MDKYNTRATIRNVSFLSTLITTTKDGKKRASIRFWRIFSIILVHLLFVLSYRVDIQILEGDISASRIFGFHLADAFMSLQVFLATHEIHVNLIIGSLSILAFYIIFGGRGFCSWICPYSLISEIAEKIHENLRAKKIVKPRVFDTKWRYVFTILFLTLSFASASLTFEIFNVVGIFSRFIIYGYFHAIWFVVAMLMVEIFFSRRAWCRYVCPIGATYSVLAKPNAIKVSWDKEKCDHCLVCTDVCLVPHVLFMTKKGAKLDESKNIFRIAGADCTLCGRCIDVCHQDALKFDNGFKKLI
- a CDS encoding c-type cytochrome, whose amino-acid sequence is MRLIISLVAAALLFVGCEKSDDKAQKAASEQPINVATSASIKVEKKENNQSTNKQNDFIKYDMHGEKSVKFGLEDNNVSRQIGALAMVRTPLQTINLRLIKGRLSKNFITKCSACHDDYANGIIGPSLLTKSENEIYTMINAYKNKEKVNVLMRDLVKKMDDSEIRNLAKEISDFNTQFRSK
- a CDS encoding nitrous oxide reductase family maturation protein NosD, encoding MRKIFNFALAFLPIFSSANILQDAINNASPGDVIKLGDGIYEGSITINKPLSIVGEGKNAHIKGNGKGTVVKIIASNVTLRNLKISGSGNDLGELDAGIGCDKANNVLVTQNDLSDVLFGIDFKECSSSKITENNITSKKGASLGFRGDAVRLWYSHENLIEGNYIYDSRDMVAWYASHNKFLKNKAIRGRYSLHFMYANQNLVENNDFIGNAVGMFFMYSAGSNIKNNLVMDSDGAFGIGIGLKDVSNFTIENNTLIYNARGILLDNSPFQPGSTINFLGNKILHNVVGVYFHATQGTSIFENNDFIGNMDIVANDTPGDKMALNQWSKNYYDEYESFDRDKDGYGDTPFIHLSYADQLWQYYPNLQFFYGSSVFSILNFLAKLAPFSEPVKLLEDSTPRIKPLDASNFNALKAKRG
- a CDS encoding c-type cytochrome, which translates into the protein MKVGKIITIILAVAICGIMVFMLSQTPPKKEKVATNTQPKVEQNFTKEQPKSSEEFASEDELKKVKELSLSVAKVHNEGVSKQYLTTCAPCHGANAKGVVAPDITHLSKDELLKKLADYKAGKVQNSLMKGLLTNVSDSELESLADEISKFKK
- a CDS encoding 4Fe-4S dicluster domain-containing protein, whose translation is MDRRKFIILGSVAAAAGYGIGKILPKSSGDKLYLRPPGAVDDFDDLCVKCGQCVQVCPYHSISLLDIKDGYSNGTAYIDPKKRGCYLCDLFPCVLACPSGALDHATKVVDDVKMGVAVLSNANACMCLKREKLSEDSVEDLLVRKVYNDREEAEKDKIKGKIGQICDLCVSICPVGDSAIVMSEANLPLIKHGCVGCGVCAEICPVKIINIAPKMSYDEIYKEKE